The following is a genomic window from Deltaproteobacteria bacterium.
AACGGATATTCATAATTCAGATCGATAATCGCCAGGTCGGCACTTCCCCCTTCCATGAGACGGCCCCCCGGAATCCCGAGGGCCGTCGCTCCGGCCCACGAAAGCTTCCCGATGGCCTGGGCCAGGCCGAGCACCCCGTCCCGCACCAACTGGAGCGTGAGGGGAAGGGCCGTCTGGAGCCCGATCATTCCAAAGGCGGCCCTGTCAAACTCCAGATCCTTCTCCAGGGAACTGTGGGGTGCATGGTCCGTGGCGATGGCGTCGATAACGCCCTCCCTCAGACCGGTCTTTATGGCCTCGACATCTTCCGGGGTCCTGAGGGGAGGGTTCACCTTGGCGAGGGTATCGTATCCGATGACCCTCCGGTGGTCCAAGGTGAAATAGTGGGGTGCGGTTTCCGCGGTCACCCGGATGCCGTCTTCCTTTGCCCTCCGGATCAGATCGACGGATGCCGCGGTGCTGACATGCGCGATATGGACATGCCGCCCGGTCAGCCTGGCCAGGGCGATCTCCCTGTAAACCATGATGTCTTCACTGGCGTCAGGGATACCGGCGAGACCGATCCGGGTCGATATGCCGCCCTCATGCATGACCCCGTCCCCTGACAGGCTCCTGTCTTCACAATGGGAGATGACGCGCAGCCCATAAAACGAGGCATATTCAAGGGCCCTTCTCATTAACTCGCTGTTGACCACGGGAAATCCATCGTCAGAAAGACCCACCGCCCCAGCCTCTCTCAGCTCGCCGAAATCGGTGAGCGTCTCCCCGTCCTGCCCCTTTGATATGGCGGCTATCGGATAGACCCTCACGGATCTCGCCCTTTCCGCCTGCTCCAAAATAAACTCGGTAACGGCCCGGCAGTCATTGGGCGGCACAGTGTTGGGCATGCAGGCGATGGCCGTATACCCGCCTGCGGCTGCGGCCCTTGCCCCGGACGCGATGGTCTCCTTATACTCGTGTCCCGGCTCTCTCAAATGGACATGCATATCCACCAGGCCCGGGATGACCATCTTGCCGGACGCCTCAACCCGCTTGATCCCGGATCCATTCCCCTGAAAAACACCCGGGGGAAGCATCTTGGAAATCTTTCCCTTTTCAACAACCACATCCAACTGTTCCACTGTCTCGTTGACGGGATCGACCAGATCACCGCCCCTGATCCACGTTATCACCCTTGGCTCCTCCAATCAAAAGATACAATACGGCCATTCTCACGGCAACCCCGTTCGCCACCTGATCAAGAATAACGGAGTAGGGACCATCCGCCACCTCAGAGGATATTTCCACGCCCCTGTTTAAAGGACCTGGATGCATGACAATGGCCCCCTCGTTGGCGCTCTGGAATATCTTTCTGCTGAGTCCGAAATAAGAGGCGTACTCCCGGATGCTCGGGAACAGGACCTTGCTTTGCCTCTCCAGCTGGATGCGCAGCAACATCACCACATCTTTTTTTCGAACCGCCTTAACCGGGTCAGGGACTACCCGGACCCCCAACCCCTCGATACCCACCGGAATCATTGTCGGCGGTCCGGACACCGTCACCTCAGCCCCCATTTTGATCAGTCCGATAATGTTGGATCGCGCTACGCGGCTGTGGGAGATATCCCCGATAATGACCGTCTTCAATCCGTTGATGCGGCCCATCTTTTCCCTGATGGTATAGAGATCCAGCAGGGCCTGTGTCGGATGTTCGTTAATTCCGTCTCCGGCATTAATGATGCCGGCCTCCACTTCTTTTGCCAGCATATGGGGCGCACCGCTCGACGGGTGCCTCAAAACGATCACATCGGGTCTCATCGCCTGAAGGTTTCGTGCCGTGTCCAGGAGGGTCTCCCCTTTCACCATGCTGCTTGTGGAAGCCGACAGGCTCAATGTATCGGCGCTCAACCGCTTCGCGGCCACATCGAATGAGGTGCGCGTCCGGGTGCTCGGTTCATAGAAGAAGTTGACAATGCTCTTCCCCCTGAGTGTGGGGACCTTCTTGATATCCCTCGCAGAAATGGCCTTCATCGATTCGGCCGTGTCCAGGATCAGATTGATTTCTTGAACAGACAGCGGCCCCATCCCCAACAGATCTTTATGCTCAAATTTCGTCACAACACCACTCCTAAAAAAAACCCCCTTGCCTTTAATCAGGCAAGAGGGTCTTTATTATTGCGCCACCATGCAATCATTATTTAATCATTGGATATGCTGAGGTTTTCCAGGAGATTGAGTTGGGTTTTCGTGCACTCCTGAACTATATGAAGATACTATACAGTACACACGACACAATTGCAACCCCGCAAACAGGCGGCAGGCCCGCCTTCTGTAGGTCCTTTGGGATCAATCACCTGCCTTTCCCTTTAAGAGATGCCGCATTTTCATCCACTGGAAGAAGTTGAACAATGGAAACAGGCGCTCCGTCCCCTTTTCGAACCCCTTTCTTTACAATCCTCAGGTAGCCCCCCTGTCGGTCAAGAAACCGATCCTTGGCCTTATCGAACAGCTTATGAACGACTGATTTATCCTCCATATAGGCAAGGGCCTGGCGCCGGGCGTGAAGATCTCCCCGTTTGGCAAGGGTAATCATCTTTTCGGCCACAGGGCGAATCACCTTGGCCTTCGCATCAGTGGTTTCGATCTGTTCATGTTCGAACAGGGAGGTCACCATATTCCTGAGCATCGCCCTCCGATGACTCGTATTCCGACTTAACTGTTTTCCTGCCTTCCTGTGCCTCATTTATCTTTTCCCTTTCCCTTTTTCTCGCCTTCCTTGTCATTCGTGAGGGCCTTCTCTTTTTTCTTCTTTTTCTTCTTCTTTACCTCTTCTTCTTCAACTTCACCAGCTTCATCTTCAATTTCACCGGCTTCTTCTGCGGACTCCTCGTCTTCCGTGTCCTCTTCTCTTTCAGAGACGTCCACCCCTTCCTCGCCCTCTTCTTCCTCATTACCGAGAATCGGAGTGGAAGGGAAATGGGGTATCTTCATGCCTAAGCCCAGCCCCATCTCTTCGAGAATGGCCTTAATCTCATTAAGAGACTTCCTTCCGAAGTTCTTGGTCTTGAGCATCTCGGCATCTGTCTTCTGAACCAATTCACCGATCAGAGAAATTTTGGCATTTTGCAGACAATTGGCGGAGCGTACGGATAACTCCAGATCCGAAACAGGCCGGAAGAGATTTCCATTCAATTTTTCTCTTTCTATGTCCTCTTCCTCTTCCACCGGCTCAGACTCTTCCTCGAAATTGATGAACGGATTCATCTGCTCTTTGAGAATCTTGGCGGCATAGGCCACCGCATCTTCGGGGAGCACGCTTCCATCTGTCCAGACTTCCAGGGTCAGTTTATCATAATCCGTAATTTGGCCGACCCGGGCGTTGGTCACCACATAATTAACCTTTTGAATGGAAGAAAAGATGGCGTCCACCGGTATAACGCCGATCTCCATGTCCGGTGTCTTGTTTCGTTCCGCCGGCACGTAGCCTTTCCCGGTCCTGACCACCATCTCCATGTGAATCTTCCCTTCTTTGTTCAGGGTCGCGATGTGTTGGTCTGGGTTAAGGATTTCCGCAAAACCGTCCGTCTCGATATCACCGGCAGTCACCTCGCCCTCTCCCTCTCGGTGCAGATGGATGACGGCTTCTTCGGAATCGAACATCCTGAGCCGTATCGACTTCAGGTTCAGAATGATATCCGTTACATCCTCCAAAACCCCCGGAATAGTTGAAAATTCATGAAGCACCTCATCAAACTTGACGGATACAATGGCCGCACCTTGGAGGGACGATAGCAAAACGCGCCTCAACGAATTCCCGATGGTGATTCCAAACCCCCTCTCGAGCGGTTCGCACACAAATTTACCATAGGAATTGGTGTAGCTCTCCGAATCGATTTCGATCCGTTTCGGCTTTATCAACTCGCGCCAGTTTCTACTTTTTAGATCTACCAAGAAGGCCTCCCCATGCTTCTATTGACGATTTATAATGGAAATTTTCAAAAGAGCATCATCAACAATCAGACTCCCATCCCCTATTTTGAGTACAATTCTACAATGAGCTGTTCCTGAATGGGCATCGTGAGATCTTCTCGATTGGGAAGGGCTTTCAGCGTTCCCTTGAACTTCTCCTTATCAACTTCTATCCAGTCCGGAATGCCTCTCCTGACCACAGTCTCCATTGCCTCAATGACCTGGGGCACCTGCTTGCTCTTCTCTTTCACCCCGATTTGATCTCCCGGTTTCACCAGGTAAGAGGGTATATTGACCTTCTTTTCGTTCACGATAAAGTGATTGTGTCTGACCAACTGTCTCGCCTGTTTACGGGAGGCGGCGAACCCCATCCGGTAAACAATATTATCCAACCGAGACTCAAGCAATAACAAAAGGGTAGTGCCGGTAACCCCTTTGCGCTTGTCGGCGCTGTAATAATAGCCTCTGAACTGCTTTTCCAGCAGGCCGTAAATTCTCTTGACTTTCTGCTTCTCCCTGAGCTGCACCCTGTAATCCGAGACCTTTCCGCCGCGTCTCTGGCCATGCTGACCCGGCGCATACGCACGTCTCTCAAAGGCGCACTTGTCGCCATAGCACCGGTCGCCCTTCAAATAGAGCTTCAGATTCTCTCGTCGACACAATTTGCATGAAGAATCTCTATATCTGGCCAAAACACCCCCTCCTGCCCTGGTTATTCATGATTGGTTGGTATAGTTGGTTATCCGCTGCAGAACCCATCCCCATGGTCATACCCTTCGCCTTTTCGGGGGACGGCAGCCGTTATGCGGAATCGGGGTCACATCCCTGATAACGGTCACGGTAAAGCCTTCTACCTGAAGTGACCGCAAGGCAGCCTCTCTGCCGACGCCGGGCCCTTTGACCCTGACCTCCGCCACCCTCATTCCATGGTCCATTGCCTGTCTGAGGGCGTCCCGTCCGGCGATCTGCGCCGCAAAAGGGGTACTTTTTCGAGATCCCTTGATGCCGCCCCTTCCCGCACTTGACTGGGCGATGACATTTCCCTCAAGGTCCGTGATCGTCACAATCGTATTGTTAAAGGTAGATTGGATATGGACAATCCCGGAGGGGACGTTCTTCTTTTCCTTTTTGGATTTGGTTCTCTTCTTTGCCGTTTTTGCCATGCTGTTTCCTCAAGTCTCTATTTTTTTCTCTTTCCCATAACGGCCCTGCGCGGCCCTTTTCTGGTCCTCGCATTGGTACTGGTCCGCTGTCCCCTGACAGGCAGTCCCCTCCTGTGTCTCAATCCACGATATGCGCCCAAATCCATCAGCCGCTTGATATTCATGGATATTTCCCGTCTGAGATCACCTTCAACCTTACATTTTTCGTCAATGACCTTCCTGATACCGGTGATCTGGTCGGGGGTGAGATCATCTGATTTAACTCCGAAGTCTATACCCGCCTCGGAGAGTATCATCTGCGCCTTGGATCTTCCAATGCCGTAAATATAGGTAAGCGCAATCTCGATCCTTTTTCCCCTTGGTAAGTCGACACCCGCGATCCTTGCCAATTTTCAACTCCTCTTTTCTTAATAGTCTAAAGCCCGCTCATCAATAAACGATCGGGTTCTGCCGTTTTGGCAGCCCACATCATCCCTGTCTCTGTTTATGACGAGGATTGTCGCAAATCACACGGGTGATTCCATTGCGTCGAATGATCTTGCACCGTTTGCACATCTTCTTGATTGATGCCCTCACTTTCATGACACTCACATCCTTACATTTCAGCCCTTTTGCACCTTGGCAAAAGGCTCGACAAGGTTATCGACACCCGGGGATGTTGCATCACTGTCTGCTCCCCCGATACACAATCCTTCCTCTGGTCAAATCGTATGGGGACAATTCCACCACCACCATGTCCCCGGGTAGAATCTTGATGAAATTCTTCCGAATTCTACCGGAGATATGAGACAGGACCCGGTGTCCGTTCTTGAGTTCGACCCTGAACATGGCATTGGGCAGCGTCTCAATCACAATCCCTTCCACCTCAATAGCTTCTTCCTTGGGCATATGACCTTCCCCGATAACCCGCCCATCTCAGACAAATACGCCGAAATACCTATCTCGCCTTTCCAAACCCCTTTTTCATGAAACTTTCGTAATGCCGGGTGAGCAAGTGGGACTCGATCTGGTTGGTGGTGTCCATTGCCACCCCCACCACGATCAGGAGGGCGGTTCCACCGAAATAAAATGGCACATTCAATCGATAGATCAGAATGGTGGGCAGAACACAGACCGCGGACACATAAATTGCCCCTGAAAAGGTGAGTCTTGTCAATACCCTGTCAATATATTCGGCCGTGTTCTTGCCGGGTCTTATCCCGGGAATGAATCCGCCGGACCGTTTCATATTGTCGGCAACGTCCACCGGATTGAAATGAACGGCCGTATAGAAATAGCAGAAGAAGAATATAAAAGTCACGTAAATCAGCATGTAGATAACATGTCCCGGCGACAGGGCATTGACGACATATTGAAGCCATGGATATTCATCCACGCTCAGAAAATTAGCGATGGTCGCCGGAAACATGATGATGGAAGAGGCGAAAATGGGCGGGATCACGCCTGCGGTATTGACCTTCAGCGGAAGATGGGTGCTCTGACCCCCATACATTTTGCGGCCCACCACCCGCTTGGCATATTGGACCGGAATCCTTCTCTGGCCTCTCTCCACAAAAACAATGGCGCCGATCACAGCAATCATGAACGCAACTATCAGGATCATGAAAAAAGGTGTCAGTTCTCCAGTGCTCATCAGTCTGAACGTGTTGGCAACGCCCACCGGAAACCCGGCAACAATACCGGAAAAAATGATCAGGGAGATCCCGTTTCCGATCCCCCTCTCCGTTATTTGCTCTCCCAACCACATGAGAAAGGAGGTGCCGGCTGTCAATGTAATGACCGTGAGTAGCCGGAATCCCCACCCCCCCACAGGCACGATCATGGCGCCCCCGGGGCTGGTCATATTCTCCAGACCCACTGCGATGCCGAATCCCTGAATAATGCTCAATATAACCGTACCATATCGGGTATACTGCGTGATTTTCTTCCGCCCCTGTTCGCCCTCTTTTTTCAGTTTCTCCAGGTAGGGCACCACAACCGTCATGAGTTCCAATATGATGGACGCGCTGATATAAGGCATGATGCCCAAGGCCATCACGGACATCTGGCTCAATGCACCGCCGGAGAACATGTCAAACAGTCCGAAAAGGGTTCCCTGCCTGGCGCTGAAAAATGCCGCCAGGGCCGCCCCGTCAATCCCGGGAGTCGGGATGTGACATCCTACCCGGTAGACCGCAAGCATGAGCAGCGTGAAAAGGATCTTCTTCTTCAGCTCAGGTATCTTGGCAATATTCTGAAATCCACCGATCATAAGACTATCTCATCTCACCCGTCGCTGTTGGAAATTCTGATTCTCGGTAAATAAATCCATCATGGCGGTTCGATCCTAAATGATCTCCACCCTGCCGCCTGCCGCCTCAACTTTTTCCGTTGCCGCCTTGCTCGCCTTGTGGATCCTGACAACAACCGGCCGGCCAAGTTCACCGTTTCCCAATAGTTTGATCCCGTTTTTCATTTTCTTGACAAGCCCGGCCTCACGGAAGGCGGCGGCGTCCAGGAGCGAATCCGCCTCAAATCGGTTCAGGTCATCAACATTGATGATGTTGTATTCCCTTTTAAACAGATTGGTAAAGCCTCGCTTGGGAAGGCGTCTCTGAAGCGGCATCTGCCCCCCCTCAAAACCGGGCCGCACACCGCCTCCGGATCGAGAATTCTGTCCCTTTTGCCCCCTGCAGGCGGTCTTTCCGTGACCCGATCCTGGACCCCTTCCAACTCTCTTTCTCTTCTTTCTAGACCCCTCAGCGGGTGAAAGCTCATGAATCTTCATTCTTTTCCCCGTATCTCAACCAAGCTTGACAAGGAATGAGACCTTCTCAATCATGCCACGGATAGCTGGCGTATTTTTCAGTTCCACCGACTTGTGCAGTTTGGTCAAACCCAATCCTGTCAGGGTCTGACGAATCTTCTTGCTTTTGCCGATTCCACTTTTGACAAGCGTTACCTTAATTGTCTCCGTCATTTCCAATTCTCACCTCTGACCCCGGTCGCGTCGGGTGCGTCTTAAGCCCCAGGCGGCCCCTTGCCGACGCCTACCCGGATAGTTGGGCTAGCCGGCTGCTTCTTCAACCATTTTTCCCCTGCGGAGCATGATTTTTTCGGGACTCCGCAGCAGACGCAGGCCCCTGATGGTAGCCTTGACCACATTGTGGGGGTTATGGGAACCCAGACATTTTGTAAGGATATTCTGAATGCCCGCCGCCTCCAAAACCGCACGAACCGCCCCCCCGGCAATCAGCCCGGTACCCTTTCCTGCAGGCTTCAACAGTACTCGGCCTGCCCCACAATTGCCGATGACCTCGTACGGAATGGATTTCTCGGTCAGGCATACGTTTTTCATGTCCCGCTTGGCCTTTTCAATACCTTTTCGGATGGCTTCAGGCACCTGATTCGCCTTGCCCAGACCACTTCCGACCATCCCCTTGCCGTCTCCCACGACAACAATGGCACTGAAACTGAACCGTCGACCGCCCTTAACAACCTTTGCCACCCGGTTGATGTGGACGACCTTCTCAATCAACTGCGCTTCATCTTCTCCTGCAAACAATGGTCATCTCCCTGTCAATCGATTCTTACAAGTTTAATCTGAGAGATCATCTCTCGCCATTCAGTGTTGGGGCCAATATCTTTTTTGAAATGGTGAAAGCGAGATCGGAGGTACCCTGTATGATCAGAACTCCAGTCCGCTCTTGCGCGCAGCTTCAGCAACCGCCTTCACACGGCCATGGTACAAAAACCCGTTCCGGTCAAAAACAACCCGTTTGATCCCTTTGGATAAAGCCAATTCACCGATCGCGGAACCGACGATTTCCGATCCCTTCTTATTGGTTCCATCCTTACCGATCTTGGATCGAAGGTTTTTTGATATAGAGGATACCTCCGCCAACGTCTTCCCAACGGAATCGTCTATGATCTGGACATAAATGTGCTTTGAACTCCTGAACACGCACATCCGTGCCGTTTCAGAGCTGCCTTTGATCTTCTTCCGCACCCTGCTTTTCCTTCTCAGTCTTTTTTCGGACCTGCTAACAGCACCCATTCCGGAAACCTCTTCATCTCTTTCTGCTGATGTCTATTTTGATCCCGCCTTGCCCACTTTTCGCCGGATGATCTCGTCAGCATATTTGATCCCTTTGCCCTTGTAGGGCTCCGGCGCCCGGAGTCCGCGGATCTTGGCGGCGGTCACCCCCAAGAGTTCTTTATCGATACCGCTCAAGAGGATTTTGTTTTTTTCTATGCTGGCCTCTATTCCCTCAGGGAGATCGAAGTGGATCGGATGAGAATAGCCGAGGCTGAAAACAGCCGTTCTCCCCTGAATTTCCCCTCTGTATCCAACCCCGACGATCTCGAGTCCCCTTTGGAATCCTTTGGTGACGCCCGTTACCATATTGCTGACAAGCGCTCCGAAGAGCCCATGAAGAGACCTGGCCTCCCTTGATTCATCCTTTGCAACCACCAGAAGCACGTCTCCATCCCGCTCAACGGATATTTTGGAATGAACAGACCGTCTCAACTCACCTTTAGGACCTTTTACCCTGACACCATCCCCATCAATGGTTACATCGACATTCGGCGGTATTGAAATAGGCTGTTTGCCTATGCGTGACATGTAAACCCTCCCCTATTATTCCCACCTCAGGCGGCATTGAGTCGCTTACCAGACAGCACAGAGGATCTCTCCTCCGACGCCCGTCTTTCTCGCCTCATTATCTGTCATTAACCCCTTTGGCGTAGAAACGATACTGATGCCATACCCGTTCAACACCTTGTCAAGACGGTCGCGACCCACATAGACGCGGCAACCGGGCTTACTCACCCTCTTGATCCCTTCAATGACCGGCACCCCTTCTTTATCATATTTCAGAAAAATCCTTATATATCGGTGCTGGCCATCGGAAATAATTCTGAAGTTCTTGATGTAGCCTTCGGATTTCAATACTTTGGCGACATTGATCTTCAACTTTGAACTCGGAATATTGACCACTTCATGGGAAGCCCTCAGGGCATTCCTTATCCTGGTCAACATATCGGCAACTGGATCCGTCATAGTCATTTTATCTGCACTGCCCCCCAACTGTTGTGTATTCGGAAAACCTGCCGGGCGTCCGACGCTGCGTTTACCAGCTCGATTTCACCACCCCCGGGATTTCGCCCCTGGAAGCCATATTTCTAAAGCAAATACGGCAGATTCCGAATTTTCTCAAATAGGCCCGGCTTCGCCCGCAAATCGGACACCTGTTATACTGACGAGCGCTGAATTTCTGCTTCCTCTGGGCCTTAACAACGAGCGACTTCTTTGCCAAGACAACCTCCCTCTTTACCTGTTGCCACCCCTCAATTTCGGAAAGGCATCCCCAACTGTTTTAATAGGAAAAGACCTTCCGCATCGGTTCTGGCTGTTGTGACAATAGACACATTGAGACCCTTCATCTTGTCTACCTTATCGTAGTCTATTTCCGTAAAGACGATAAACTCCTTGATCCCTATGCTGCAATTCCCCCGACCATCAAACACCTTATCTGAAAGACCCCTGAAATCTCTTACCCGCGCCAATCCGGCATTGAAGAGTTTATCCAGAAAATCGAACATCTTCTGACGCCGCAGGGTCACCATGCACCCGATCGGCATGCCCTCCCGCAACTTGAAACCGGCGATCGATTTCCGGGCCTTGGTCACGACTGCCCTCTGTCCTGCAATCATGGTGAGTTCTTCGACCGCAGAGTCAAGGACCTTGATGTTTTGTATGGCTTCCCCAAGTCCCATATTTAAAACGACCTTCTTGATCCGCGGAACAGCCATGATGCTTCCGTAGCCGAATTCCCTTTTCATAGCGGGCACGACCTCAGAATCATATTTTTCCTTCAATCGAGACAACGATGGTTCCTCCCCGTCAGGTGATATGCCGATATAAGGCTGAAATCACATGCTTTCAATCAAAAATCGACGATCCAAAATAAATAAAGCTATTTGTCCATGGGTTCGCCGCATTTCCGGCATACACGGACCTTTGAACCGTCTTCAAGTACCCGCTTTCCAACCCGCGTTCGTTCGGTGCATTTATCACAGACAATCATCACGTTGGAGATGTTTAAAGGCGCCTCCTTTTCAACGATCCCCCCTTGGCCGGTCTTGACGCCTGGCTTGGAATGGCGTTTAATCATATTCACCTTTTCAACAAGAACGCGCCCCTTCTCACTGTCAACCTTCAACACGGTTCCGATCTTGCCTGTTTCTTTTCCGGC
Proteins encoded in this region:
- the rplX gene encoding 50S ribosomal protein L24, producing MRKKHPKIKKNDKVIILAGKETGKIGTVLKVDSEKGRVLVEKVNMIKRHSKPGVKTGQGGIVEKEAPLNISNVMIVCDKCTERTRVGKRVLEDGSKVRVCRKCGEPMDK